AGGAACTATGTGTCTTGATCAGATTACAACACAAACAAGATTTCCTAGAATTGAGGCTATCAATTACTACGCCCTTAAATAGTTTCTAAAAGGATAAACTCCTGAAGGCTTATGAAACACCCACAGGAGTTTATTCATGTTATTCTGGTTTATTGTCAACGCTCGGGTCAGGGGTATAATTGGTTTTATAATCATTATACATAACCTCGGTAACCATACCAGCAGACGCATGGTGCAGATCGTGACAATGGAACATCCAATCTCCTGGATTATCCGCTTCAAATGCAACCACATATTCTTCTCCTGGCTTCACGTTGAGGGTATCCTTAATAACAGGCGCTCCATCCAGCGGCTGTCCATTTTTGCTTAAAACTTGGAAAAAGTGTCCATGTAGGTGCATCGGGTGATCATCGGTTTTCGATTGGTTCACAAAGGTGACCTTTACCTTTTCCCCTTTATCAACCTTAATAGAATCAGTATTTGGGAATACCTTTCCGTTTATAGTATAAACCATCTCTCCGTCCTTCATTTCGGTATTCAGATTTAGCTGAACATCCTGATCAAAGGATTGATTCAAAGAAAATTTAGTATCAACTTGTTTCCCGTATTTCAAGAGATTGAATTGTGGTAATTGCTCAGATGCATTGGATGAGTCAGTCTGTAGGGTAGACCCTTCGTATGAAATAACAACTCTCATGTTTTTCACTCTGTCTTCACGTCCATGCTCTTCAAGCAACCATGAACCAGGATTGTTTGCTGTAAACTCTATGTCATAACGTTCGCCTGGAGCGATGGCAATCCCTTGATCTGTAATAACAGCAGGGCTATTTACAGATTGCCCATCGGAGGCAACCACTTTAAATTCATGTCCGTGCAAATGCATTGTATGCGTTAGATAACCCGCATTAATCAAGCGAATTCGAACCTTTTCCCCTTCTTTAACTACTAGCTTATCAATAGCATCTCCCGTCTTTCCGTTAATGGTATATAGATCATACATGCTCATATCATGATCTTTCATACCACTCATGCTCATTTGACTGTGATCCATTCCCTTCATGTTCATCTTGCTATGATCCATGCCTTGCATACTTTTATTCGATTGGCTGGAATCACTCGTATTTGTTTCCATATCCCTGCTGCCAGAGCTCATCCATTCGTCTAGTACAAGCGTGTAATCTCGATCATAACTATCTTTTGGATTTTCCACAATCAATGAACCATAGAGCCCTTTATCGAGTTGATTAACACTATCTTGATGAGAATGATACCAGTACGTCCCTGGAACCGTTGCCTTAAACTGGTACGTAAACATTTTGCCTGGAACGACAGCATCTTGTGTGACCCCTGGGATACCATCCATATCGTTGGGGACTGGGTAACCATGCCAATGAATCGAGACAGGTTCTTCGAGTTCATTCTTTAAGTTAATCTTGACCGTATCTCCAACTTTGACACGAATCTCTGGACCGGGTACAGAATTGTTAAATGTCCATACGGGCAAAGTCAAGTCATTAGACACCTTCAAATTACTCGCTTTTGCCGTGATGGTAAATTCTTTTCCATCCACTCTTTGTGTTTCTTCTGTGAGAACAATATTATTACTTGATTGATTGGTTTTAGAAGACATCTCTGTGGTCTTCTGGGTGTTATCCATATTCAACTCGTCTTTACCACTGGAATTAGAACAACCTACTACTATGATTCCTAACACACCAATCGCAAGCAATAGCTTGATTTTTCCTTTCATTTACTATCCCCCACTTCATTTTCTGATGCCTATAAGATTAAACAAAAAATGTGTGGAAACGATGAAGAAATTTAAATTTTCAACTATTTACATCTGAAAATTTCATTTCAACACACTTAGTCACTGTCTTTCTTCATCCTTAGTAATTTTCGCATCTAATTATTAATTCTTCGTTTTAGTACTTAAAAATCATAATGTAATGGCAATCAAGAACTATCAATTGAGGCAAAAAAAAGTCCGTTTTCAAACCTTTTCGGATTTTGAACGGACTTTTTTGTAGGAAATGGAAATGTAATGATCGTAAGAGATACAACCGTATATTCTATTATGAATTATTTACTCCCGATGCTTTAGTACACTTTTATTACGGGAATAACCAAAATAAATACTGAAACCTACTGCTGAATAAGAAAGATAATACATCCATATTTTTGCTGATAAATTAAAAGCTAAAAATAAGCAAAAAATGATTGCCAGGATTGGAAGAATAGGTACAAGAGGCATTTTGAAATTACGTTTTAAATTTGGCTGCGTTTTTCTTAAAACAATGAGTGACAGTGATACGAGTGCAAAGTTCAAAATGGCAGACATATTCGCAATATCTGCTAATTCTTTTAAATCAATTAATCCAGCCACGATAGCCCCTACTATACAAATGATCCATGTAGAGAACGTCGGAACGTGAGTTTTACTATTAACTGTCGAGAATAATTTAGGTAATAATCCATCACGACTCATTGACAGTAGAATACGTGGCACTGCAAACATGTAAGCAAATAAAACAGCTATAATTCCAATTACTGCGCCAACAGATAAAATAACTGCCGCCCATCCTTGCCCTACACTTTCAAGTGCATAAGCCAAAGCGTCTCCAACATTTAATTCTTTATAGGATACCATTCCTGTTAAAATAGTTCCTAAAATAACGTAAATAGTAGTGCAAGCTAGTAAAGATCCTAAAATACCCCGAGGCAAGTTTCTCTGAGGGTCTTTCACTTCCTCAGCAGATGTTGAAATAGCGTCAAAACCAGTGAATGCGAAAAATACTGAGGCTGCTCCAGCAAATACACCACTTATTCCAAATGGCATAAAAGGTTGCCAATTTTCAGGTTCGATGAAAAATGCACCTATAATAATAAACAGTAAAACAATAGAAATTTTGATAGCCACTGTGATATTATTGACTTTTTTACTTTGCGTTAGACCTCTTGTTAATAAATAAGACATACAAATTACGATAAATACTGCGGGTAAATTTATAATCCCACCTTGGCTAGGAATAGTGACTAGACTACTCGGAAGGTGAATTCCAACCAGTGATAATGCACTATTAAAATATGCTGACCATCCCCCGGCAACAGATGCTATCGAAACTGTATATCCTCCTACAATAGACCATCCTACCAAGAAAGCTACTATCTCTCCTAATGCTACATAGGTATAGGCGTAGGCACTTCCCGAACTTGGAATCGCTGATGAAAACTCCGCATAACATAAAGCTACCAGACCACATACAATTGCAGAAAGAATAAAAGAAAGAGATATAGCGGGACCTGAGTTTCTTGCAGCTACTAACCCTGTAATAACTAAGACACCTGTTCCAATGGTTGCTCCCATCCCCATTAGTATTAAATCCAAGGCGCCAAGTGACCTTTTTAATTTTTTTGATTGGTTTGAATCTGAGATATCCTTAATATCTTTTTTTCTAAATAAATAGCTCATCATTTGTCTCTCTTTCTTTTAATAGGTACGATTTGAGTAATGGTGTTGAAATGAACTTCATTTTATCTTTAAAGATCCCCCATCTTACTTTCTGGCAAAAAAACTGAATATTGTATTAAGTTTTTTAACTTATGTTAACAATAATACTAGTTTTTAATTATATATTATATATTATTTTTTGGACTGTAGCAAAAATAACATTAGGTCAATAAAAACGTAGAATTATATCTGTATCATCGCTGTAACAGGATATCTCTCCTAATAATGAAATAATCGGGTATGAATCTTACAATTATTTCTACTAAAATAGGCCACTTTTAGATCTACTCTAAGTGTTCACAGGGTTTGTGCCATGAGTTGGTATAGTTGTGAAATCTTACTATTTCATTTTTGTATATAATAATATCAACTTAATAAAATTTTCTAAATATCAGTAAAAACAATAAGCTTTTTTGTTCAAATCGAGAAATAAAAAACACCTATTTTCTTCCTTTTCAAGAAAATAGGTGTTTGGTTATTGTGTCAATCCAATAATCTCACTATACGTCAGACTTCATAATCGTTTTTACCAAGTACTCATTGAATTGGCTATATTCCAATTTCGAAATTCTTCTTGGAAAACTCATGATGACAAGTTCATGTGGTACATTCTGTTTTCGATACGCAGGATGTTTATGTTGGTAATGATTTTCCATAAAGCCAAGCCTCATATAAAAGTTCTTACGTCTAATAGAAATAGACTCTACTGGTGGATCAATTTCTAAAATAACATCACAATGATATTCCGAATGATTTAAAGCTACTATTTGATCTTCAAATAATCTTTGTTCATGCTCGGGAAAGCTAGCATTATATAGATCAAAAGCTTTGTTACATAAAACATCATTTGTGCTAGTTAAACGATAAAAATCCATAATTCGTTTTCCTCTCTTTCTTGATGTTTACTTTCTCTTTATAGTTGTATGTCTTCTATATGAATATGACTAGAACTACAATGCTGCTAATCGATTGTCTTTCTTCGACATGAATACAAAAAAAACGACTCCCTTCATCCAGAGCCGTCTTTTTGTTGTCTGCCTATGTCTGTTCCTGCTGTTTCCCAGGCAATTACATATTCGTGTTTTCTTTATTGTGTTGCTCTTGGAGCTTTTCCATCCTTGAACGAATAGCTTGGGCAAAAGACTCTGGTTCGTCTACTTTGAACATGATGCGTTTAAACTCCTTTTTCATCCCAAAGACACCATAATAAATGGCTGATTCTTTTACTTTGATCTCGAATGATGGAGAGTCCATCATTAGTGTCGTATTGACCACATCAGAATCTCCTTTTTCAAACGGATTGAGTGCAACATTGCTCATGTTTGGAGATTGAATTGCTTCAATATTAGCAATGTCGATTACAGCAATACTCTGATAACCGGCATAGAGTGTGACTTTATCCTCAGTCACGGTGCAAGGCAGGTATTTAACAGAGTTATAGAAGGCGACGATGTACAAAGCTGCGTAGATACTGATCGCTGTTGCAATCCACGCGGCGATGATACTCCACTTTGCGAGTAGCCAGTGAAGCAATACGGTCTCAGCTATGAGCAACAGACCGAAAACAATCATCATCGTTTTAATAATGGTGGTCTTATGGTAGCTATATGAGATATCTTTTCGAATGTCCGGTTTTTTGAACAGAACACCGAAAGAATAGTAGAAAAGCTTAATCTCAGCGAGGAAAACATTTTTGAGCGGCGTATCGCCGAACAGCTTGGTCAGTGCCACTTCCATCGCCTCATAGAAGCTTAATTCTCGATCCGCGTGCTTTTTGCTATCCCGGTATAGACGGATAATTTGAAAGAAGATAAAGCAAAGAAAAAAGATTTCAACCAGAGGTGCAACATAGAAAATCACATAGTCCAAGTAACGCTGATGGGAAGCTGCTATCAAATATTTCGAGACGAATATCTCAATAAAAAAGGCAAAAAACAGTGAAATTTTATTGGGAATAACCAGTAGATTGACTAGGAATGGTATCACAAACATCAGCGCTACTGTAACGAATAGATCGACTATATCACTTTTGGCTGTATGTACGTGCATGTAATAATAGCTGCCTCCATAGATGATTCCCGCCAAAATCAGGAAGGCTATCAGTGCCACAGAGCGGTTCTTTTTTGTGGTTGTCATCAGAACACCTCATCGTAACTTTTACGTAGGGGAACAAAAGGAAGAAAAGGGTGGTACCGCCATAAACGATACCACTTTCCTCCCCTCCCCTGTTTAAGCCGATATCATCCATTTATTCACGGATGATCACTTGGTACTGAACATTTTCAGGCCCAAATACATCAATGATGCTTTGTTTGACTTGCTCTTCAGAAAAGTCTTTGCAAGAGAAAACATCTAGGTACCCCTCACGATGCAGATCATTGGTGTGAAGAGTGATACTGCTGGTGTAGATCAATTGTACTGCCGAAAGACCGATTTCTTCACCGTCGCCAAAGCGATAGCAGTGGCACTCCCCGAAGGCAACCATGTCAATGTCTTTAACGAGTTTCATAATGAAATCCTTTACCACTTCAATGCTGAGAATGTTTTCGTTGCATCTTTCCATGTGAACCAACACATGTTTTCCATAGCAAGCTTTTCCTTCGTGCATGATACGTTTATACATCCTGTAACATCTCCTTGTGTTTTCTATTTTTCGATAAAAGAATGAATAGTGACGATAACCAATTTTTCAAGCTTCAATTAATTTCTGGCCCTCATGAATCGACCTGTGATGATCTTTCTGCATTTGCTTGCACCACATCCGCATTCGAATTGGCGGTACAGTTCGTCTTCAGTGGTTTCATAGTCCATGGTTATGTAGTCACCAGGCTTGATTTCTTTGACAGCAGTGAAAACCTGAGTGTCCATGTCAACCACGGTGTTAGGATCGCACGAGTGAAGTACTTTTCCCATGCAGTATGGGTCTTCCACAAAAAGTCCCGAATGTTTTTGTAAGGTGTACAGCGTTTGATACGGAAGCTGTGGGCCATCAAAACGGAAGACGATTTCACCCGGTTGAATGATTGTTTTGGAGATCACTCCGTCGCCAAATTCTGCTCTATTAATTACCTCTACTCTATCCTTCGTTGGTTCAAAGGGATGGTACGGCACTGTCTCAGGATAGATACGATTTGTGGATGGAGGTGAGAGTTCCGGTGCCATCGCTATTGCTACTTCGGAGGTTGCCAGCCTTACTTCATTTTTAACTGCCTGTTTGTCTTTAATGGTAATCCCCACCTCTGCAAGTTTTGCTTGTGCATTGTTCAAGAGCTCATCAAGTAACGACAAGTAATCCTGTGCCATCTCTTCAATAGTCGACTGTTTGAACAGCTCGACGCTGTAGCCAAGGGAGAAATGGATAAAATCGTGCTTTTCAATCGCTTCTAAATAGATGTCGTATTCACAAATTTTGAACTCAAATGGATGAGGAACGACGTGAAGACTGTCGAATTCGATATCGTTCATCTCATAGTTGAGCATGGAGAATACTGCATCAAAGAGCGGTGTACGGTTCTCAACGGTAGGAATCGCTAGTTTTTCCGTTATCATTTCAAATGGATAGAGCTGGTTCTCATAGCAATGAACGATGTTCTCTTTGACATCGGTGAGGAATTCCTGGAAATTCAAATCCCCTCTTGGATTAGCCCGGAAAGCCAGCGTATTGATGAATAAACCAATTACCCTGTTGAATTCTTCACGTGGTCGTCCTGCTTGCCAGGTCCCAACTATGATATCTTCCTGGTCGGTGTACTTCTGCAAAAGTACGTAGAAAGCGGACAAAAGGGTAATGTAAATTGTGACGCTATGTGCTTCAGAAAATTCATGAAGTAGCTTGGTACGTTTGGCATCGACTTGGAAGAAGATTTTTTCTCCATCGAATTTCTTTTGGTCAGGACGCGGGAAGTCAGTTGGGAGTTCCAACTGTGGGATATCTCCATCAAAATACTTCAGCCAGAACTGCTCTTGTCTTTTCCCCTCTTCGCTAGTTAGCCATTGATCGAGCCAATAGGTATATTCCTTGTATTGGACGGTCAATTCAGGTAGCTCATGGCCAGCATAAAGCTGCATCAGTTCGTCCATAAAAACGCTAAGCGAAGTTCCGTCGGAAATAATGTGGTTCATGTCAACAAACAATGTGTGTTTTTCTTCTTCACTACGAATCAAAACGGCACGGAGCAGTGGGGCTTCATGGAAATCAAACGGTCGAACCTGAGCCTGTACCAATTCTGACACCTGTTCCTCCTCTGCTACCATTACAGGAAGGTCAAAACAAAGCTCGTCATGAACTACGAGTACTACTTCATCATCGACTACATCAAAGGAGCTTCGCAGCGACTCATGACGGTTGATCATCGTCTGGAATGAATCGCGTAACCGCTCTACATTCAGCTTACCTTCTAACGTTATCGCGAAAGGAATATTGTAGCTGATCTCCCCTGCGGCACGCTCGTAAGTGTAACGCTGATACGGAGAGGCTTTATAGTACGGACGTTTTTCCAGTAGCTCAAGCGCGATGTAGGTTCCTGCATCTTGTTTTTTGATGTACTCCGCTACTTCCCATAGGATTGGAGTCTGGAACAGAACCTTCAGTGGTACCTTCACACCCGTTTCTTTGTGCATCAGGGAGATTAGGGATGCCGCTTTGAGAGAATGTCCACCTAGCTCAAAGAAATTTCCTTCCCGTCCAACGCGGCTTCTGCCAAGCACTTCGCTCCAAATCATATCCAGCTTCTCTTCCAGTTCACCCTGCGGCTCCACATAACGGTTAAGAGTGAGTGTGGAGGCATCCGGTTTCGGTAGGGCTTTGCGATCTACTTTGCCATTGACAGTCATCGGGAATGTATCGAGTCCGATAAAGTAGGCTGGGATCATGAAGCTGGGCAACGTTTCACCAATGTGTCTTCGCAATTCGCTGATACTAAGCTCGTGGGTTGCAATATAGTAGGCGCAAAGTGCAGTGCTGCCAGCATCGTCGATAGCTATCACAAGGGCTTCGTTGATGGCATCATGTTGCAGAAGGCAAGTCTCAATCTCCCCTAGCTCGATGCGGAAGCCTCGCACTTTTACCTGATGGTCCAGTCGACCCAAATACTCCAGTGTACCGTCATCTAGCCAGCGTGCCAGATCACCTGCACGATACATTTTTTGATCAGGTATAAATGGATTAGGTACAAAACGCTCCGCAGTCAAATCAGGTTGATGAAGGTAACCGCGTGCCACACCCTCTCCACCGACGTATATCTCACCTTTTACCCCAATTGGGACAGGTTGCTGGAATTCATCCAAGATGTAAACAGTCAGCGTTGGAATCGGAGTGCCGATGTTTGGCTGATTCTTGTTCATCTCGGCCAGCGTAATTTCTTTAAACGTTACATGTACAGTGGTCTCGGTAATGCCATACATGTTAATGAGTTGAGTTGCCGGGTATCTTTCATGGAACTTGTGAAGCTGGATTGGTGCTAGGGCTTCACCGCCGAAAATCACGTAACGGACAGCCAATTCCTTCTCTTTTCCTTTCGCCTCTTCCTGTATCAGAGAGTAGAAGGCAGTAGGGGTCTGAT
The nucleotide sequence above comes from Brevibacillus laterosporus LMG 15441. Encoded proteins:
- a CDS encoding APC family permease, which codes for MSYLFRKKDIKDISDSNQSKKLKRSLGALDLILMGMGATIGTGVLVITGLVAARNSGPAISLSFILSAIVCGLVALCYAEFSSAIPSSGSAYAYTYVALGEIVAFLVGWSIVGGYTVSIASVAGGWSAYFNSALSLVGIHLPSSLVTIPSQGGIINLPAVFIVICMSYLLTRGLTQSKKVNNITVAIKISIVLLFIIIGAFFIEPENWQPFMPFGISGVFAGAASVFFAFTGFDAISTSAEEVKDPQRNLPRGILGSLLACTTIYVILGTILTGMVSYKELNVGDALAYALESVGQGWAAVILSVGAVIGIIAVLFAYMFAVPRILLSMSRDGLLPKLFSTVNSKTHVPTFSTWIICIVGAIVAGLIDLKELADIANMSAILNFALVSLSLIVLRKTQPNLKRNFKMPLVPILPILAIIFCLFLAFNLSAKIWMYYLSYSAVGFSIYFGYSRNKSVLKHRE
- the speD gene encoding S-adenosylmethionine decarboxylase produces the protein MYKRIMHEGKACYGKHVLVHMERCNENILSIEVVKDFIMKLVKDIDMVAFGECHCYRFGDGEEIGLSAVQLIYTSSITLHTNDLHREGYLDVFSCKDFSEEQVKQSIIDVFGPENVQYQVIIRE
- a CDS encoding multicopper oxidase family protein, which gives rise to MKGKIKLLLAIGVLGIIVVGCSNSSGKDELNMDNTQKTTEMSSKTNQSSNNIVLTEETQRVDGKEFTITAKASNLKVSNDLTLPVWTFNNSVPGPEIRVKVGDTVKINLKNELEEPVSIHWHGYPVPNDMDGIPGVTQDAVVPGKMFTYQFKATVPGTYWYHSHQDSVNQLDKGLYGSLIVENPKDSYDRDYTLVLDEWMSSGSRDMETNTSDSSQSNKSMQGMDHSKMNMKGMDHSQMSMSGMKDHDMSMYDLYTINGKTGDAIDKLVVKEGEKVRIRLINAGYLTHTMHLHGHEFKVVASDGQSVNSPAVITDQGIAIAPGERYDIEFTANNPGSWLLEEHGREDRVKNMRVVISYEGSTLQTDSSNASEQLPQFNLLKYGKQVDTKFSLNQSFDQDVQLNLNTEMKDGEMVYTINGKVFPNTDSIKVDKGEKVKVTFVNQSKTDDHPMHLHGHFFQVLSKNGQPLDGAPVIKDTLNVKPGEEYVVAFEADNPGDWMFHCHDLHHASAGMVTEVMYNDYKTNYTPDPSVDNKPE